In Mangifera indica cultivar Alphonso chromosome 14, CATAS_Mindica_2.1, whole genome shotgun sequence, the DNA window taaattaaatatataataacactattgataataaatcattttatacCCATTTTGTATTCTCATTATTCATGTACCTCATTTCGAGTGTTCTCATCGCGAAGGAAATCGAAAACTCTTTTTGGTGGAACGTGGAGCCAGAAAGAAGTTGCAGCACTGAGCACAATACCAGGGGGTCTGCCTGGATCATCTACGCTCTTTCTGGTCATAACCCTAACATCATCAGCTCCTGTTCCTGATAATGTCGTCCAAGTATGAGCTGTGGAGGCACTCACTCCAGCACAGAAACTAATCACCATTCTTTCAGCCAGCTTCAGCATACTCTTTCGCCCATCTTGATTCGTAATCACTAGTTAAcgtataatgaataaatttcaGTAATGCAAATTTTCTGTACAAACTCCTCATGATCAAAAGatgaacaaaaacaaatatcTTGTATTACCCCCCACTTCACCCGTTGGAATATTTGTTGCCAAGACACTGGCAAGGCGTTCACACTGTCGATCTAGGGTGGCAACCCAACGTTTTGCACCAAATGCTTTACCAGAGCTCACTAGCTGCTTGTACAGATTGTGTACACCTCTATCATCAACCTCAACATGTTCAACCCATATCACCTAATACATAAATGAAAGTCAAGGGTAGAAATTTCCCGAAGATTACTTCtcaatataaaattgtgtaaatTAGTTTCAAGTAATCAACTTAAAATGATTTACCTTGGAGTATCCATTAGGCATTTCCTGAATCAAACATCCTGATGGCCTTCTTCGGCATCTAACGGCTGGACTGGGGCGCAAATTGTCCAAAGAAACATCAACTACTGCCCAGGTCCCATCTCCATGTTGTTTGCAGTATCTTACATAATAACTCTCACGAGTTGGAACAAGTGGTGAAGGAACTTGAAACTCTGATGTCatctttaaatcataaaatcaacaaaaataataagcTTGTATATTGTTTCCAAAAGAATTTCATGCTAAACTAGAATAAGGgttaaaaaggaaataaaatccAGTGTTATACCACTTGTAAGGCTCCATTGTAGTTCCCTGCTACACCTGTTGAGAGTACTTCTAGAGTCATTGCTTTTGAGACAATGCCGGAAAATACAGTCGACCACTGATCctattatatacaaaaacaaaattcatcacATGCCAGTTCCCATGATACATAACAGTAAAAATTATAGAAACCCAAAGGTAGTGAAAGAAATTAAGCCTACCGCATCCATCAGGATTTCAACAAGACTAATGTGGTTCATGATAACAACAGCAGTTTCTCGAGATGCCTCGCATTTGAACCCAGTTGGTTTAGGACCAATTCCCCTAGGAAATATCCTGACATATTCATCTTCGTTTAGCACAGTTGTGGTTCCATCAATACTGCTCATCCAGAGTGGTTCTCCCACCTGGGCCATTCTAATTAGTTCCTCCATAGCTGCGACTGCAAGCTCAATTATCATCGGCTTATCTGCCTCAGTTGGGGCACTAATGGATCGAAGGAGGTCTGCAGCCCCATACATCTCTCCTCCAATGCCTGGTTGCCCACCAAAATTTCCAACTCCAAGGTCAAGTGGACGAGGTGGTATCGGTGGAGAAAGAAGTGGATAGTTCACCACAGGTTTGCCAACATACTTAGCCGCAATGGCTGAGATGCGATCAATCTGAATATGATTTGACAAAAAACGAAAATTTTCCgttaaataaaattgtgaagACAAAAGGCATCAACAATCACTAGCCTTCTTATACCTCTTCTCTTAATCGAGCATTTTCAAGCCTGAGATGATGTTCATCGAAAGACATTTCTCCTATTGCAGTAGGACCTCCACAGTTGGGACATGTAGCATTGCTAAGAGCTTCTCTGTACCTCATGTTGTCAGCCCTAAGCTTTTCGTTCTCAGATCGAAGCTGTGTGTTCTCATGGCGCTCATGCTGGGTCTGTTGAACAATATATACAAAGTAAATTAGATATCGAATTAAACTAATCAGGTACTGACGTTGAACAAAGATCAGATAATAATCCTTTAAAAAAGGTAGATCGAGTTTTATATTTGTAAGAACAAGCAAAAGCTATGAATAAGCGTTATATACCTTCATCTGAGTGCGCTTGTTTTGGAACCAAAATTTGACTTGCAAAGGTTCTAGCCCTAATTCACGACTGAGTTCCTTCCTTTGCTTGTCATCGGGGTGAGGACACTCTTTGAAGAAACTAATTTAAAagcagaattttttttaatttatgtaataaaaGTTGAACAAAGAGACTACTGAACATAAAGCTTACGCTTCCATTTCTTGGATCTGATGTTGAGTATGGCGATGgtatctcttcttctttggaCGTGGTTCCTGATCATCACCGGAGGCACCTTCGTGATTTTCGCTACCAGATTTAGTGCTGTCAAATTCGTCATCTCTTAAACGAGCAGCAATATCGCTTTCTGATGTGTTCTGGGTCATGTCTAAAGGGTGAAGCTGACCTTCCATCATGTTTGGCTGGAACATTTCTACAGATCTTTAAGATTCCGAAGCTTATGGGTTTTCAGTCTAACAACACAATGGAAAAATTCCACTGAAAAAAAATGCAAACGGATGTCGCTACACATAAATATGTAGGAGAGAGAGTGTGAATATAAGAGAAGAAGTTTGCCAGGACCATAATGCTAGACAAGAAGACAGATAAATTTCCCTATCtgacattatttttattgaaaatgtaaACGATCGGCTAGGTTAAGTCAAGCATAGAATTTGGACTCATGTTAAGATTCTAtttgtttaaatcaaaatttctctccGACTGTGTTTGCAGAGCAAAAGCCCTTACGCGTTTTTGCAAATTTCGAGATGGATTTTGCCTCAAAAAGCAAATTAGTTTCGCTAAGAGCAGAAgacaaatataatgaaaaaaaaattcaagtcatTGAAAGTAGAGATGAACAAGAGATCTGCCGTTAATGTGAGAAGAAATGataaaacaaacccaaaacTCAAAAATCTTGTAATCCATTGCATTCACcgaaaatgaagaaacaaagcAGAAAAATCGATTATTTAACATGAAACAgacaagaggaagaaaaaatcATCCAAACTTTAGATTCATAAGAGCAAAGCAAAGAACGTTCAAGCCTGACCTGACCGAGGGAAAGTCCTGATGATGATCCAAGTCCACCAACATTACCGTTCCTACCGATCATTGACGGCACATTTCTCGCCGGGATCATAACTCCTGTTGGCATATTTTCAGACCCAGAAACCCTATATTGTATATGGCTTCCCCACTCTTGTTTCTACTGTATTTGGTGATGTTTGGTTTGGGGTTTTATATAGAAATCAGGGAAGGTAAGTATTGCTAGATTCCATGCAGGTGTCTGTGCAAAGCAAATAGGTTACTACAAGGAAAAAAACAAGGAGAGCTGACTTATGATTTCTCTTGGCCGTTGAAAAGAGTCTCTCTTTGTCTCACTCTAGCTGCTTAAACCTATCTGATTTTTACGCGCCAATGCACGAGAAACAGAATATTAATAGAAAGATCGAGTTGACAAATTTGATACGCCCCCTCACGGACAAAAATCAGGTTTAGACCCAAAAAACGCACAACGAAGATCACGGAAGATCCAACTATGCCTTCTCTGTCTATCTCAAAACCACCTTATTTTCATTCCTTTCTTTAGCTTTATCTGCATCAAGAGAATAAAAACGTAAAACAAAATAGAATCAGAGCCAAATGAGAATATTTTATCTGATAAAGATATGGATTTGCAAAACCACTGACCCTGAAAAATTGCTAAAAGCAAAGAAGAGTGAAATAgtatccaaaaacaaaaacttgcTTACACAAAGATTTTGACCTAACACGACACAACCCCCAAAAAGCCCTAAAAATGCCTCAAAACTTATAAGGGTTTAGATCTGTTTTCCATCACCTGTGATGCCGGAAAATCAACTGTTGAAGCTCCAAAAGTGCTTCTTTGTGGTGGTTTGATTTAAGCTGGTACAGTAAGGAATTAGTTTTAGGTGTTGAGACAGGGAGAGAAATAGGGGCTAGGAATATGGAGACTAACacgaagaaagaaaagaagaagatagaGAATTTAGAGAGAGAGTGCAATAGCAAAAGTGggtaaaagaaagaagaaagagaggaagagatgGAGAAAAATGAGGCAGCGAGGAGTTATTGCAGAGCGTATTGAGAGGGTGCAATAGCATTTAATGGTGGAGACGGGAGAGGTGTAATTGCAATGAGGGGAGAGAGATCGGCAGCATTTGGTGTTTAATTTTCCCTTGGGAGTGGATGGTGCAACGAATGACGGCTACCAAACTCTACAATTCACAATTCCTTTTCCACCTTCaatcttttcaaattataattttcaccTTCTAGTGCTACATTATGCTTATCCTGCTTAATCATTTCATctcaatttatgattttaaatatcaataaaactatgtatacctatttttagtacacaattaatatacacagatgagatgttattatgttattagatatttctttatcatatgatgacatattttaaaatcacctaattacataatgacacatcactgtatacataaattatgtataaaaaataggtacacataacattactctttaaaTATTTGAAGGCAAAGTGTAGAgagtaataataaatatttgaagacgttatataattttaaaacgagagaaaaaataaataattatatcacttaaacacaaactataattttatagCTTGTAGTATCatttttacacataattttatttaaatgtgcAAAACACTTAATATAGGTTATGCAAAATTTTTCGTGGaatatttggataaaaaattatatatatgtaagcaAATTATatgctttatttaatttttatcttaaatgtTAAGATTCCGTAGGAATGTTACATGTGAAAATGTTTGATCTTATGAATTCCTTTTGTTGTTGGTAATATTGCCacgaaatcttaaaaatattacttgcaGTAATTCATGATCTATCATTATTAATTCCAAGTGTCCaatgtttttattcttttcgtGACTCTATTATTCTGTGGGTATGAAtattaaattctatcaatgagAGTATCAAAAGGAGATATAAAGAAATGCTTGATGAATAagtaagagataaaataatgttacGTGCATGTTGACTACATGCCTATAGGGATGACCCACAAAAGTGATTCCACATAATTGATAACTTCagtttttatgataaaaatccTTTAATGGATGGTATTGCATGTGTTTATTAGATTTGAGATTACCAGAATCTTTCATACACTAATTGgttgtttgttatattttttcaatcttcCTAACTTCCtagtttcaatatttttgtttaagttaaaattatagttGATAACACTATTATAAGGTTTAAacctcaaattttaatattataaattgttatgtGATCTCTCGTAAGAATTATTACTATAAACTTGTCTAAGAAATCACATTAAACGATTAGCTAAAAACCAACACTCAAGCACATTCTTGTATGCAATTCACCCAAAAGCACAAATAGACCTTTCACATATGGTAGCTAGAAGATTTATGCTTAGAAGTAAATCGactcaatattttcaaaataatttttctattcttaTCCATTTCAATAAGGCAAAATTATCTCTTTATTCCTAATAAGATAATgcatttcacttttaatttcaattagaatggtaataaattcttaaaatcaTGTTTGAATTAGGAATTTtcagatatttttgttttgatgtaaCGTTTCctcttaaatcctaaaaatataAAGGACCACTATGAATATAGGGGGAGGAGACCAATAAAGAGATAGACATATCCCCTTAGAGATAAACATAAGTGGAAAACCTTGTCTTACAACAAATGAtttatcatattcatattttctttagGTAATTTTCACTATAAATCAATAATTACACTATGGATGTTGGTTTTTTCATCGTCAAGTcgaaccaaaataaaaataatatgtctCATCTATTTTCCTTTATACTCTACTCACATTACATCGTAGTAGACAACATGGTCCCACCATATCCTTATCACTATTATTGTAGTATAACTTACACAAGACTCAAAATTATGTCTTTTAATTGGTGACAATAAATCTCACAATGGATTGGTGCTAAAATGAGGGACCTTGCTATATTTATCCATTGTCTAATGTGTTAGTCTCTTTTGATGGCTCGTAGAAAGTGTCATAGGAAGGTCTTAGATAACTAGACATCTAAAGAATTCGATTACAATCTATAAGTATCTTATTCTATGGAACCCAGTACTAACACCTCACAACTAGATCACAATTTAATAGTGTGTTGAACTAAAATTAACTAAAGTCAATTCCACAAACATTGCCCATCAAACACAAGATGCTACCCTTGTAATATATTCACCTCCAAAAAGACCCATTCCTAGGAGGGGAACAACTACAAAGGTATCCATACCACCGCAATTTTATACTCATTATTGTCATTGACGAAAATGACTCaatacttaaattaaaataaccataATCTTGTCTGACCATACCACACACCTCAAACTTGTCAACTCCTAATAGAAATCCCTTCGAACAAAAGACATCAAAACAATTCTAATTACAAGAAGCCATATCCTATCCAAACAAATTGTCACTTTAGGCTTGTAACTGCCTCCCAAAGTACTACCAGGCCAATGAGATAAACAACCCTAATTGCCCAACCTTAAGACCACCTGTCCACGACTACCTGAATGCTCGTTGGACCTCTTAAGAGAAGGTTGTTGAATGTACTTTAGTGGGTAATAACTCTTGACCAATGGGATAGGTTTTCTATCGAGTGAATGATGCCTTTAAGTCATCACTACACACAAGCTCGATGTTTAGTTACAATAAGTGAGGTAACCTAAGCCATTGATCCCAAGGTATACAATGAAAATCAATGGATAAGGCCAATAGACTCACAAATCAAGCCTTTTATCTAAAAGATAACATTTATTTAGTACCCTCACATGTTAATGTTATAACTAACCTTGGTAAATAGATCAAATTGGATCACAAAAACCTATAAACTAGACATATGCGACCGTTTAAATGTATGTGAGGCCTCTTAATAGAAGGTAGTTGAAAGCATCTCAATGAACATCACATTAGAAAACTTTGCTAACACCCTTGATGCCCTAATGGCTAAAACTAGTAAGCTAGACATGAAAGgagaaaattatttgtatacacaTAATGCAATTCGCTTCATTGACTCTTATCTCATGCCTTCGACTTTTTCACAATGGGAAACAAAATCCAAGAGAAAAGTTGGTAGGGACCAACAATGTGACCACAAGAAGCCTCGATCAAATAGGCTAAATTTGGATCCAACTGCTTGCAACAAGTATTCATTGATTACTTCACCCAAAGAAATACATGTAGTCTTTAAAACATGCGACTATTTTCATGTCTTAGAGCATTAAAAGAAGACCGCATTAGGCAAGATCATGAAAATTGTGTCATTATCACTAAGATATTGCTTACATTGACCATTGTTGAGATTTATTTAGCACAATGAAAGACCTCATTAACAGAGGATGCCTTTAGAGAATTCATGAATAAAATCACATCAACCAACCCATAGCCTTAAGCAGCATGAACGAGACCTAAAAGGTATgcctctctctatatatattgaGTATCATGACAACAAAATATTCCCACAAACTCTTCATGAGTTTATATAGAGGCAAATAATGTCTCCCAAGtcttatgtaaaaataaaatatctaacaTTAGTTTGGATGCGCCCTTGAAATGTAATTGCagattcaaactaatttttttttaattctttattaatcTTTGTTACTAACATTATGGTCACTTTACACTTtggcatatatatttttttctattgactAATTTAATGGGGTTATAATAGGAGTAATGCAACAATCGATCATGTTCACTAAATATAGTTATGATGTTTGTTTAACATATACTATCTTTAATAGTATGCTAAAcaacacaacaaaaacaaaaaaatcaagatGAACATTGAATATGGTTAAAATTATACTATATAGGTGGAATTATTTAGTTACTAAATAAATCACTACTATACAAGAGAGAAACTATTTTGTCAATCTCTAGTGACTATTAGCCACCTTGCAAGGTGAAGTAGGATCATAGGCTACCCTTATAGCCTTCTAGAGAGTCATTTCCTCCAAACTTTAAACCCATGAATTTGCCTAGTTGATTCAAGTGCCATTCCAGTTGTCTTAGCTTGTTGAATGTAGCTAGCCTCTTCAATGGCTTGGGCCTACCTCTACTCCCTTGCTTGCTCCTTATAGCTCTTTTCAAGGGAGGTAAAGTTAAAGTCTAGAAACCAAATTTAAATAGTATAAAAGACTATTACTAGTAGAGTGCATGTCTACCAAGCAGCCCACCTTCGCATGCAGTGTTTAAACACACTGGTTTTTAGCTCAAACTTCTCTAACCAAAATATGCAACTGAGGGCGTGATCCATCAAACTTGCcctcttttctttttatgtgtTACCAATGAGAAGTAAGTTTGGTCAGACAACCTCTTCCTTGGCCTTAAGACCCTCCACCAAAGTCTCGTATCTCTCTTCCATTAGTAGGAATTCTTTCCTCAAGGTTAATTACCTATCCTTGAACAAACTTGCTCTTACAAGTGATCATCTTTCCATACCAAGGTCAACCATGCCTCGTTTAAGAAGAAAGACATCATATTAAGGACCTATAggaaagataaaattacaatagCCATTATGATATCTCACCATTCAACCAAAATATCGTAGACATGAGAAAATTACTCTGATGTCACCCTCAACAAGCTTCTCAATTTCTCCCTTGATATTACGTCTAGTTGTCCCATTAAACACATTCTTCTATCATGTCCA includes these proteins:
- the LOC123195592 gene encoding homeobox-leucine zipper protein HDG2-like isoform X1, which gives rise to MPTGVMIPARNVPSMIGRNGNVGGLGSSSGLSLGQPNMMEGQLHPLDMTQNTSESDIAARLRDDEFDSTKSGSENHEGASGDDQEPRPKKKRYHRHTQHQIQEMEAFFKECPHPDDKQRKELSRELGLEPLQVKFWFQNKRTQMKTQHERHENTQLRSENEKLRADNMRYREALSNATCPNCGGPTAIGEMSFDEHHLRLENARLREEIDRISAIAAKYVGKPVVNYPLLSPPIPPRPLDLGVGNFGGQPGIGGEMYGAADLLRSISAPTEADKPMIIELAVAAMEELIRMAQVGEPLWMSSIDGTTTVLNEDEYVRIFPRGIGPKPTGFKCEASRETAVVIMNHISLVEILMDADQWSTVFSGIVSKAMTLEVLSTGVAGNYNGALQVMTSEFQVPSPLVPTRESYYVRYCKQHGDGTWAVVDVSLDNLRPSPAVRCRRRPSGCLIQEMPNGYSKVIWVEHVEVDDRGVHNLYKQLVSSGKAFGAKRWVATLDRQCERLASVLATNIPTGEVGVITNQDGRKSMLKLAERMVISFCAGVSASTAHTWTTLSGTGADDVRVMTRKSVDDPGRPPGIVLSAATSFWLHVPPKRVFDFLRDENTRNEWDILSNGGVVQEMAHIANGRDTGNCVSLLRVNSANSSQSNMLILQESSTDQTASFVIYAPVDIVAMNVVLNGGDPDYVALLPSGFAILPDGTTGGIGETTTGGSLLTVAFQILVDSVPTAKLSLGSVATVNNLIACTVERIKASLSCDNA
- the LOC123195592 gene encoding homeobox-leucine zipper protein HDG2-like isoform X2, whose amino-acid sequence is MFQPNMMEGQLHPLDMTQNTSESDIAARLRDDEFDSTKSGSENHEGASGDDQEPRPKKKRYHRHTQHQIQEMEAFFKECPHPDDKQRKELSRELGLEPLQVKFWFQNKRTQMKTQHERHENTQLRSENEKLRADNMRYREALSNATCPNCGGPTAIGEMSFDEHHLRLENARLREEIDRISAIAAKYVGKPVVNYPLLSPPIPPRPLDLGVGNFGGQPGIGGEMYGAADLLRSISAPTEADKPMIIELAVAAMEELIRMAQVGEPLWMSSIDGTTTVLNEDEYVRIFPRGIGPKPTGFKCEASRETAVVIMNHISLVEILMDADQWSTVFSGIVSKAMTLEVLSTGVAGNYNGALQVMTSEFQVPSPLVPTRESYYVRYCKQHGDGTWAVVDVSLDNLRPSPAVRCRRRPSGCLIQEMPNGYSKVIWVEHVEVDDRGVHNLYKQLVSSGKAFGAKRWVATLDRQCERLASVLATNIPTGEVGVITNQDGRKSMLKLAERMVISFCAGVSASTAHTWTTLSGTGADDVRVMTRKSVDDPGRPPGIVLSAATSFWLHVPPKRVFDFLRDENTRNEWDILSNGGVVQEMAHIANGRDTGNCVSLLRVNSANSSQSNMLILQESSTDQTASFVIYAPVDIVAMNVVLNGGDPDYVALLPSGFAILPDGTTGGIGETTTGGSLLTVAFQILVDSVPTAKLSLGSVATVNNLIACTVERIKASLSCDNA